From Actinosynnema mirum DSM 43827, a single genomic window includes:
- a CDS encoding TetR family transcriptional regulator: protein MAEQALTPRGAATRARIIEAATAEFTEHGIAGARVERVVAAARTNKAQLYAYFGSKDGLFDAVLGSLMDRIVDVVPIDATDLADWAVRLYDDYLVRPEVVRLATWTRLERRPSGHLVTDHEQREDVKLRAIAEAQAAGLVVPGDPFDVMVLVISMSLAWSPVSTSYAASADEPAEAHERRRSLLRESVRRAVML from the coding sequence ATGGCAGAGCAGGCGCTGACCCCCAGGGGAGCCGCGACCAGGGCGCGGATCATCGAGGCGGCCACCGCCGAGTTCACCGAGCACGGCATCGCGGGCGCGCGCGTCGAGCGGGTCGTGGCGGCGGCGCGCACCAACAAGGCCCAGCTCTACGCGTACTTCGGCAGCAAGGACGGCCTGTTCGACGCGGTGCTGGGCAGCCTGATGGACCGGATCGTGGACGTGGTCCCGATCGACGCCACCGACCTCGCCGACTGGGCGGTGCGGCTGTACGACGACTACCTGGTCCGGCCCGAGGTGGTGCGGCTGGCCACGTGGACGCGGCTGGAGCGCCGCCCGTCCGGCCACCTGGTGACCGACCACGAGCAGCGCGAGGACGTGAAGCTGCGCGCGATCGCCGAGGCGCAGGCCGCCGGTCTGGTCGTGCCGGGCGACCCGTTCGACGTGATGGTGCTGGTGATCTCGATGTCGCTGGCCTGGTCGCCGGTCAGCACCTCCTACGCGGCGAGCGCCGACGAGCCCGCCGAGGCGCACGAGCGCCGCAGGTCGCTGCTGCGCGAGAGCGTGCGGCGAGCGGTCATGCTCTGA
- a CDS encoding YkvA family protein, with protein MGPVILFGGLLVLLGASTLIWRDADIVGLSPDASGGLLLALGAAAIVAGFVLRARRRARRIANGEPEPLGSVVDRARAVPRMLRDRKAYGIGGGQLAAWAFALVYVVSPVDLLPELLPIIGVTDDAGVGVWLLTSLSAAAGGYLRWESEKRNGQPQRG; from the coding sequence ATGGGCCCCGTGATCCTCTTCGGCGGACTCCTGGTCCTGCTCGGCGCGTCCACGCTGATCTGGCGCGACGCCGACATCGTCGGCCTCTCCCCCGACGCCTCCGGCGGCCTGCTGCTGGCGCTCGGCGCCGCCGCGATCGTCGCGGGCTTCGTGCTGCGGGCCCGCCGCCGCGCCCGGCGGATCGCGAACGGCGAGCCGGAACCGCTGGGCTCGGTGGTCGACCGGGCCAGGGCGGTGCCCCGGATGCTGCGCGACCGCAAGGCGTACGGCATCGGCGGCGGTCAGCTCGCGGCGTGGGCGTTCGCGCTGGTGTACGTCGTGTCCCCGGTCGACCTGCTGCCCGAGCTGCTGCCGATCATCGGCGTGACCGACGACGCGGGCGTGGGCGTGTGGCTGCTCACGAGCCTGTCGGCGGCGGCGGGCGGCTACCTGCGGTGGGAGTCAGAAAAGCGCAACGGCCAGCCCCAGCGCGGCTAG
- a CDS encoding YeiH family protein has product MSGQERAVERTAEPGERSPLGLAVLGALVVLALSAAARHLSKTVPDATEGTSWEGVGAAVEFPVYAIALGLLGNALLGALGVRDRLAGGFRTEFFIKTGLVLLGASINLAVLADAAGPALVQSVVLISLVFGFSWWLGGRLGLDEKLRALLSAAVAICGVSAAIAAAGAVQAKREQLAYSASLVIVFALPSIFLLPLAATALGLDPRTAGAWIGGNIDTTAAVTAAGTLAGEESLQVATIVKVTQNALLGVVAVALTAYFALRVEGARDDRQAPDDSANRLSGSTGPRFGGRWSRTAAQFGQRFPKFVLGFLAASAIATAYLATADPASGKAAIGVVNDLRTWFLILAFTSIGLEFRVGALRQAGWRPIGVFAASTAVNVLAALGLAVALF; this is encoded by the coding sequence GTGAGCGGGCAGGAGCGGGCGGTCGAGCGGACCGCCGAACCGGGGGAGCGCTCGCCGCTGGGCCTCGCGGTCCTCGGCGCGCTGGTCGTCCTGGCCCTGTCCGCCGCGGCCCGGCACCTGTCCAAGACCGTCCCCGACGCCACCGAGGGCACCTCCTGGGAGGGCGTCGGGGCGGCCGTCGAGTTCCCCGTCTACGCCATCGCGCTCGGCCTGCTCGGCAACGCCCTCCTGGGCGCGCTGGGCGTGCGGGACCGCCTGGCGGGCGGCTTCCGCACCGAGTTCTTCATCAAGACCGGCCTGGTGCTGCTCGGCGCCTCGATCAACCTCGCCGTCCTCGCCGACGCCGCCGGTCCCGCGCTGGTCCAGTCCGTCGTGCTGATCAGCCTCGTGTTCGGGTTCTCCTGGTGGCTCGGCGGCAGGCTCGGGCTGGACGAGAAGCTGCGCGCGCTGCTCTCGGCGGCCGTCGCGATCTGCGGGGTGAGCGCGGCCATCGCGGCGGCGGGCGCGGTGCAGGCCAAGCGCGAGCAGTTGGCCTACAGCGCCAGCCTGGTGATCGTCTTCGCCCTGCCGTCGATCTTCCTGCTGCCGCTGGCGGCGACCGCGCTGGGCCTCGACCCGCGCACCGCCGGCGCGTGGATCGGCGGCAACATCGACACCACGGCGGCCGTCACGGCGGCCGGGACGCTCGCGGGCGAGGAGTCGCTGCAGGTCGCCACGATCGTCAAGGTCACCCAGAACGCGCTGCTGGGCGTGGTCGCGGTCGCGCTGACCGCGTACTTCGCGCTGCGCGTGGAGGGGGCACGGGACGACCGGCAGGCGCCGGACGACAGCGCAAACCGACTGAGCGGCAGCACGGGGCCGAGGTTCGGCGGTCGGTGGTCTCGAACTGCCGCGCAGTTCGGGCAGCGGTTCCCGAAGTTCGTGCTGGGCTTCCTCGCCGCCTCCGCCATCGCCACGGCCTACCTCGCCACCGCCGACCCCGCCTCGGGCAAGGCGGCGATCGGCGTGGTGAACGACCTGCGCACGTGGTTCCTGATCCTGGCGTTCACCAGCATCGGGCTGGAGTTCCGGGTGGGCGCGCTGCGGCAGGCCGGGTGGCGGCCGATCGGGGTGTTCGCCGCGTCGACCGCCGTGAACGTGCTAGCCGCGCTGGGGCTGGCCGTTGCGCTTTTCTGA
- a CDS encoding lysophospholipid acyltransferase family protein: protein MVALTPRLPRRGRGIWYGLAIELIWPLLVLFVRMRMTGREKVPKSGAVLLASNHLSNVDPILLTAYALASGRVPRYLARANLFTAPVIGAVMRSGRHIPVDRGSARAGLALDAARTALAEGECVGVYPEGTFTSDPDHWPMRGKSGVARVALATRTPVVPVAQWGPERLLPDGSARPRPWTEVHITCGDPVDLSDLYGKPMTKQVLDEATARIMAAITGLLEGLRGEPAPKRELVDRADARRVADVPEEREPEAERRIAE from the coding sequence ATGGTGGCGTTGACGCCGAGGCTGCCCCGGCGCGGCCGGGGGATCTGGTACGGACTGGCGATCGAGTTGATCTGGCCGCTCCTGGTGCTGTTCGTCCGGATGCGCATGACCGGGCGCGAGAAGGTGCCCAAGAGCGGCGCGGTCCTGCTCGCGTCCAACCACCTGTCGAACGTGGACCCGATCCTGCTGACCGCGTACGCGCTGGCCTCCGGGCGCGTCCCGCGCTACCTGGCGCGCGCCAACCTGTTCACCGCCCCGGTGATCGGCGCGGTGATGCGCTCCGGCAGGCACATCCCGGTGGACCGGGGCAGCGCGCGGGCCGGGTTGGCGCTGGACGCGGCGCGCACGGCCCTCGCCGAGGGCGAGTGCGTCGGGGTGTACCCGGAGGGCACGTTCACCTCCGATCCCGACCACTGGCCGATGCGCGGCAAGTCCGGGGTGGCGCGGGTGGCGCTGGCGACGAGGACGCCGGTGGTGCCGGTCGCGCAGTGGGGGCCCGAGCGGCTGCTCCCGGACGGCTCGGCGCGGCCCCGGCCGTGGACCGAGGTGCACATCACCTGCGGCGACCCGGTGGACCTGTCCGACCTGTACGGCAAGCCGATGACCAAGCAGGTGCTGGACGAGGCGACGGCGCGGATCATGGCGGCGATCACCGGGCTCCTGGAGGGGCTGCGCGGCGAGCCCGCGCCGAAGCGCGAGCTGGTGGACCGGGCGGACGCGCGGCGGGTCGCGGACGTGCCGGAGGAGCGGGAGCCCGAGGCGGAGCGGCGGATCGCCGAGTGA
- a CDS encoding PP2C family protein-serine/threonine phosphatase, with amino-acid sequence MSAVDRISVLLVEDDEGDAILVEALLEEVGADVELLRARTLREAMTQLSGADCVLLDLGLPDTTGLDGLLNLLAQSAPAAIIVLTGLNDEHQGMRAVAAGAEDYLVKGQVDGAALLRGIRYAVGRKQAEETQRQLRDEKLHAAEKTRLERGLLPSPLLRGPAPLVKERYRPGGSRMLLGGDFYDTVQAHDGTLHVIIGDVCGHGPDEAALGVLLRIAWRALLLAEQTPERVLHTMHELLELERHQPGLFTTACMISVAPDRRSARVFLAGHPEPILMADDKIVELPRTRAGLPLGVLPDSEWDALDVELPPGWSLMIYTDGLVEGRVGNDSERLGSERLIELIGQVRAGARGGTIDPDELLDSLISRVKELNGGELDDDMAVLLISEQS; translated from the coding sequence ATGAGCGCGGTCGACCGCATCAGCGTGCTTCTCGTCGAGGACGACGAGGGCGACGCCATCCTGGTCGAAGCACTTCTGGAGGAGGTGGGGGCGGACGTCGAGCTGCTGCGCGCGCGCACGTTGCGCGAGGCCATGACGCAGCTGTCCGGCGCGGACTGCGTCCTGCTCGACCTCGGACTCCCCGACACCACCGGCCTTGACGGGCTGCTGAACCTGCTGGCCCAGTCCGCGCCCGCCGCCATCATCGTGCTGACCGGGCTCAACGACGAGCACCAGGGGATGCGCGCGGTCGCCGCGGGCGCCGAGGACTACCTCGTCAAGGGGCAGGTCGACGGCGCGGCGCTGCTGCGCGGCATCCGGTACGCGGTGGGCCGCAAGCAGGCCGAGGAGACCCAGCGGCAGCTGCGGGACGAGAAGCTGCACGCGGCCGAGAAGACCCGCCTGGAGCGCGGCCTGCTGCCGTCGCCGCTGCTGCGCGGACCGGCGCCGCTGGTGAAGGAGCGGTACCGGCCAGGCGGCAGCCGGATGCTGCTGGGCGGCGACTTCTACGACACCGTGCAGGCGCACGACGGCACCCTGCACGTGATCATCGGCGACGTGTGCGGCCACGGGCCGGACGAGGCCGCGCTGGGCGTGCTGCTGCGGATAGCGTGGCGCGCGCTGCTGCTGGCCGAGCAGACCCCCGAGCGGGTGCTGCACACGATGCACGAGCTGCTGGAGCTGGAGCGGCACCAGCCGGGGCTGTTCACCACCGCGTGCATGATCTCGGTGGCCCCCGACCGGCGGTCCGCGCGGGTGTTCCTGGCCGGGCACCCCGAGCCGATCCTGATGGCGGACGACAAGATCGTCGAGCTGCCCAGGACGCGCGCGGGGCTGCCGCTGGGCGTGCTGCCGGACAGCGAGTGGGACGCGCTGGACGTCGAGCTGCCGCCCGGCTGGTCGTTGATGATCTACACCGACGGCCTCGTGGAGGGCCGGGTGGGCAACGACTCGGAGCGGCTCGGCTCGGAGCGGCTGATCGAGCTGATCGGGCAGGTCCGCGCGGGGGCGCGGGGCGGGACGATCGACCCCGACGAGCTCCTGGACTCGCTGATCTCGCGGGTTAAGGAGCTGAACGGCGGGGAACTGGACGACGACATGGCCGTGCTGTTGATATCGGAGCAGAGCTGA
- a CDS encoding sensor histidine kinase codes for MNYRDRWPASRLLAAAVAILILVSGGAVTAIGFALNSLDKQRAVVLDQIGPARRLVIEMDAALVNQETGLRGYALSASSDFLTPYTRGIEAEENAARGVTSALRTTRPDLLARLAETRGIAQDWREQYAERLIAQVTENGQPQPGVGGTTVGKELFDQVRRSVNQLQADMTRDVDAARAELDLTADRLLWLCIALGTLLAVIIAGVAVVLHRILIRPLATLAAQVREVSEGDYGHAVETSGPRETVMLAEDVDAMRRRIVSDLKDLQRSNAELEQFAYVASHDLQEPLRKVASFCQLLERRYSGQLDARGEQYIQFAVDGAKRMQVLINDLLAFSRVGRITREQTMVDCGELVDQVVDSYSEVITKTSAVVTHSGLPTVRGESSLLSGVFGNLISNGLKFHGEQPPRIDIGVERTGKFWTFTVTDNGIGIDPEYAERIFVIFQRLHHRDDYPGTGIGLSMCRKIVEYHGGTIWLETAESPGTTFKFTLPVVEETGDKR; via the coding sequence ATGAACTACCGCGACCGCTGGCCCGCGAGCAGGCTGCTGGCCGCGGCCGTGGCCATCCTGATCCTCGTCTCGGGCGGGGCGGTCACCGCGATCGGCTTCGCGCTCAACTCGCTGGACAAGCAGCGCGCGGTGGTGCTCGACCAGATCGGGCCCGCGAGGCGGTTGGTGATCGAGATGGACGCGGCCCTGGTCAACCAGGAGACCGGGCTCCGCGGGTACGCGCTGTCGGCGTCCTCGGACTTCCTGACGCCGTACACGCGCGGCATCGAGGCCGAGGAGAACGCGGCGCGGGGCGTGACGTCGGCGCTGCGGACCACGCGGCCGGACCTGCTGGCGCGGCTGGCCGAGACGCGCGGCATCGCGCAGGACTGGCGCGAGCAGTACGCCGAGCGGCTGATCGCGCAGGTCACCGAGAACGGGCAGCCGCAGCCGGGCGTGGGCGGCACGACCGTGGGCAAGGAGCTGTTCGACCAGGTCAGGCGGTCGGTGAACCAGCTCCAGGCGGACATGACCCGCGACGTGGACGCGGCGCGGGCCGAGCTGGACCTCACGGCCGACCGGCTGCTGTGGCTGTGCATCGCGCTGGGGACGCTGCTGGCGGTGATCATCGCGGGGGTCGCGGTGGTGCTGCACCGCATCCTGATCCGGCCGCTGGCCACGCTCGCCGCGCAGGTGCGGGAGGTGTCCGAGGGCGACTACGGGCACGCGGTGGAGACCAGCGGGCCGCGCGAGACGGTCATGCTGGCCGAGGACGTGGACGCGATGCGCAGGCGGATCGTGTCCGACCTGAAGGACCTGCAGCGGTCCAACGCGGAGCTGGAGCAGTTCGCGTACGTGGCCTCGCACGACCTGCAGGAGCCGCTGCGGAAGGTCGCGAGCTTCTGCCAGCTGCTGGAGCGGCGCTACTCGGGGCAGCTGGACGCGCGCGGCGAGCAGTACATCCAGTTCGCGGTCGACGGGGCCAAGCGGATGCAGGTGCTGATCAACGACCTGCTGGCGTTCTCCAGGGTCGGGCGGATCACCCGCGAGCAGACGATGGTGGACTGCGGCGAGCTGGTGGACCAGGTGGTGGACAGCTACTCGGAGGTGATCACCAAGACGAGCGCGGTGGTCACGCACAGCGGGTTGCCGACCGTGCGCGGGGAGTCGTCGCTGCTCAGCGGGGTGTTCGGGAACCTGATCAGCAACGGGCTGAAGTTCCACGGGGAGCAGCCGCCGAGGATCGACATCGGGGTGGAGCGAACGGGTAAGTTCTGGACGTTCACCGTGACCGACAACGGGATCGGCATCGATCCGGAGTACGCTGAGCGGATCTTCGTGATCTTCCAGAGGTTGCACCACCGGGACGACTACCCTGGCACGGGGATCGGGCTCTCGATGTGCCGCAAGATCGTCGAATACCACGGCGGGACGATCTGGCTGGAGACGGCCGAGAGCCCTGGCACGACCTTCAAGTTCACCCTGCCCGTCGTAGAGGAGACCGGGGACAAGCGATGA
- a CDS encoding response regulator, with translation MSDPLSVIDVLLVEDDPGDALMTQEAFEHHKIRNQLHIVRDGVEALEFLRREGPYGNAPRPGLILLDLNLPKMDGREVLAEIKADERFRTIPVVVLTTSEAEEDILRSYNLHANAYVTKPVDFDRFIEVVRQIDDFFVTVVKLPR, from the coding sequence ATGAGCGACCCCTTGAGCGTGATCGACGTCCTGCTCGTCGAGGACGACCCCGGCGACGCCCTGATGACGCAGGAGGCGTTCGAGCACCACAAGATCCGCAACCAGCTGCACATCGTGCGCGACGGCGTCGAGGCGCTGGAGTTCCTGCGGCGCGAGGGGCCGTACGGGAACGCGCCGCGGCCGGGGCTGATCCTGCTGGACCTGAACCTGCCGAAGATGGACGGCCGGGAGGTGCTCGCGGAGATCAAGGCCGACGAGCGGTTCCGGACCATCCCGGTGGTCGTGCTGACCACGTCGGAGGCGGAGGAGGACATCCTGCGCAGCTACAACCTGCACGCGAACGCGTACGTGACGAAGCCGGTGGACTTCGACCGGTTCATCGAGGTCGTGCGGCAGATCGACGACTTCTTCGTGACCGTGGTGAAGCTGCCGCGCTGA
- a CDS encoding alpha/beta fold hydrolase, which produces MAEAVSRDGTRIGYDLIGSGPLVVLVSGACSYRMGGSSELAVALSEHFSVLSYDRRGRGESGDVLPYSVAREVEDVGALIEAVGGPAFLHGHSSGAVLALHAVAAGLPVPAVSLVEPPLSGEPDDGLLAAEVGALVAAGRRGDAVEHFQRTIGVPAELLVGVRESPMWPGLEALAHTLVYDLTVSADPPPLGSIGVPALVVASGSSDGRLREWARAAARGLGDGEYLELPGQWHEVPAEALAPAVRRHFLG; this is translated from the coding sequence ATGGCTGAGGCGGTGTCGCGGGACGGGACGCGGATCGGGTACGACCTGATCGGCTCGGGTCCGCTGGTGGTACTGGTGAGCGGGGCGTGCTCGTACCGGATGGGCGGGTCGTCGGAGCTGGCGGTCGCGCTGTCGGAGCACTTCTCGGTGCTCTCGTACGACCGGCGGGGGCGCGGGGAGAGCGGCGACGTGCTGCCGTACTCGGTGGCGCGCGAGGTCGAGGACGTCGGGGCGCTGATCGAGGCGGTCGGCGGGCCGGCGTTCCTGCACGGGCACTCGTCGGGGGCGGTGCTGGCGCTGCACGCGGTGGCGGCGGGGCTGCCGGTGCCCGCGGTGTCGCTGGTGGAGCCGCCGCTGTCCGGGGAGCCCGACGACGGGCTGCTGGCGGCCGAGGTGGGGGCGCTGGTGGCGGCCGGGCGGCGCGGGGACGCGGTGGAGCACTTCCAGCGCACGATCGGGGTGCCCGCGGAGCTGCTGGTGGGGGTGCGCGAGTCGCCGATGTGGCCGGGTCTGGAGGCGCTGGCGCACACGCTGGTGTACGACCTGACCGTGTCCGCCGACCCGCCGCCGCTGGGGTCGATCGGGGTGCCCGCGCTGGTGGTGGCGAGCGGGTCGAGCGACGGGCGGCTGCGGGAGTGGGCCCGCGCGGCGGCTCGGGGGTTGGGCGACGGGGAGTACCTGGAGCTGCCGGGGCAGTGGCACGAAGTGCCCGCGGAGGCGCTGGCGCCTGCGGTGAGGAGGCACTTCCTGGGGTGA
- a CDS encoding DUF397 domain-containing protein, with translation MTSETVRWRRSSRSGPDNNCAEVARVGDGHGGGGSGSDSGSGGVLVRDSKCPDGGVLEFPGASWAGFLASLRR, from the coding sequence GTGACGAGCGAGACGGTGCGGTGGCGGCGCAGCAGTCGCAGTGGGCCGGACAACAACTGCGCCGAGGTCGCGCGGGTCGGCGACGGACACGGCGGCGGTGGCAGCGGCAGCGATAGTGGCAGCGGCGGCGTCCTGGTGCGGGACAGCAAGTGCCCGGATGGCGGCGTGCTGGAGTTCCCCGGCGCCAGCTGGGCCGGGTTCCTCGCCTCGTTGCGGCGCTGA
- a CDS encoding helix-turn-helix domain-containing protein, protein MPSTQTRSKRKLGRRLAQLRVDAGRRPDEIAVALRKSAGLVSKIENGHVMPDYPTLQVILAQCGVTDVVARRAVEELWEEARSSAKPVEVSPGMSLKYRAYLRAEADAAEVLTVEQTLVPGLLQTGAYAAAVQRTTLRAVAGGGAKKAVESRMGRQRRVHAERDPLVVRAVVDEAVVRRVAGGSEVMVEQLHHLLVLQELPNVTIQVIPFERGLYTEMVSPFVLLNYPDPVEDPPLVYVEHRGGGQWVEDGGEVQEFLGAFTRNAGAALSPEETSAFIRREMEGLGA, encoded by the coding sequence ATGCCGAGCACTCAGACGCGGTCCAAGCGGAAGTTGGGGAGGAGGCTCGCCCAGCTCCGGGTGGACGCCGGGCGGCGGCCCGACGAGATCGCGGTGGCGCTGCGGAAGTCCGCCGGGCTCGTGTCGAAGATCGAGAACGGGCACGTCATGCCCGACTACCCCACGCTCCAGGTCATCCTCGCCCAGTGCGGGGTCACGGACGTCGTCGCGCGCCGGGCCGTGGAGGAGCTGTGGGAGGAGGCCAGGAGCAGCGCCAAGCCCGTTGAGGTCTCCCCCGGGATGTCCTTGAAGTACCGGGCCTACCTGCGGGCCGAGGCGGACGCCGCCGAGGTGCTGACGGTGGAGCAGACCCTGGTGCCCGGACTGCTCCAGACCGGTGCTTACGCGGCGGCCGTGCAGCGGACCACGTTGCGGGCTGTGGCCGGGGGCGGGGCCAAGAAGGCCGTCGAGTCGCGGATGGGGCGACAGCGGCGGGTGCACGCGGAGCGCGACCCGCTCGTGGTGCGCGCGGTCGTGGACGAAGCGGTGGTCCGGCGGGTGGCGGGTGGGAGCGAGGTGATGGTGGAGCAGCTGCACCACCTGCTCGTGCTCCAGGAGCTGCCGAACGTGACCATCCAGGTGATCCCGTTCGAGCGCGGGCTCTACACCGAGATGGTCAGCCCGTTCGTGCTGCTCAACTACCCCGACCCGGTCGAGGACCCGCCGCTGGTCTACGTCGAGCACCGGGGTGGCGGGCAGTGGGTCGAGGACGGTGGGGAGGTCCAGGAGTTCCTGGGCGCCTTCACCCGGAACGCGGGGGCGGCGCTCTCGCCCGAGGAGACGAGCGCGTTCATCCGGCGGGAGATGGAAGGGCTGGGCGCGTGA
- a CDS encoding helicase gives MELAAERARSAERYRRLDAERAEARRRLDAVLADHTDLPWQREVAARTLTDRLAGLTAADSGLCFGRTDHVDGGTTYVGRTGLADDEQGTLLVDWRAPAARPFYTATGARPEGVTRRRHFHGRGRVLEEFHDDELGADRSSLLRALAAPRDGEMRDIVATIQAEQDEVIRLGHRGVLVVEGGPGTGKTAVALHRTAYLLYAHRDRLSRSGVLLVGPNPLFLRHVGRVLPSLGENDVVFATPGELFPGVVAVAEDEPEVRGLKGGLGVLDVLREAVADRQELPDDPLPVELEDVTVPVTAAVAEVARTRTRELGLRHNAARSAFHRHLAEALVEPAVALIGFDWPELVADVRRELRAHPAVRAAADRLWPELTPQRLLADFYGGRCLALGYPELHRERGDAWTVSDVPLLDEAAELLGDDGSATRAARARRRADVEYAQGVLHVIDTDAELHEEELRAVDLVHAEWLADRHETRDHRSLAERAEVDREWVYGHVVVDEAQELSEMDWRVLMRRCPSRSMTIVGDRAQRQSECGTADWGRALGPYVADRWVHRTLTVNYRSTEEIMTLAAESLAEADPTAVPPTSVRHGEEPWFATVAEAGELESLIAEARPQDGTFAVITPDGPLTPKRAKGVEFDDVLVIDPHRMTPAERYVALTRATRRLGVVRIGGGGRGGGEVMGER, from the coding sequence GTGGAACTGGCCGCGGAGCGCGCGAGGTCCGCCGAGCGGTACCGGCGGCTGGACGCCGAGCGCGCCGAGGCCCGGCGCCGCCTGGACGCCGTGCTCGCCGACCACACCGACCTGCCGTGGCAGCGCGAGGTGGCCGCCCGCACCCTCACCGACCGGCTCGCCGGGTTGACCGCGGCCGACAGCGGGCTGTGCTTCGGGCGCACCGACCACGTGGACGGCGGGACCACGTACGTCGGGCGCACCGGCCTGGCCGACGACGAGCAGGGCACGCTGCTCGTGGACTGGCGCGCCCCCGCCGCCCGGCCGTTCTACACCGCGACCGGCGCGCGTCCCGAGGGCGTCACCCGGCGGCGGCACTTCCACGGCAGGGGGCGGGTGCTGGAGGAGTTCCACGACGACGAGCTGGGCGCCGACCGGTCGTCGCTGCTGCGCGCGCTGGCCGCGCCGAGGGACGGGGAGATGCGCGACATCGTCGCCACCATCCAGGCCGAGCAGGACGAGGTGATCCGGCTGGGGCACCGGGGCGTGCTGGTGGTCGAGGGCGGTCCGGGCACCGGCAAGACCGCCGTGGCGCTGCACCGCACCGCGTACCTGCTCTACGCCCACCGCGACCGGCTGTCGCGCTCCGGCGTGCTGCTCGTCGGCCCGAACCCGCTGTTCCTGCGGCACGTCGGGCGGGTGCTGCCGTCGCTCGGGGAGAACGACGTCGTGTTCGCCACGCCCGGCGAGCTGTTCCCCGGCGTGGTCGCGGTGGCCGAGGACGAGCCCGAGGTGCGCGGCCTGAAGGGCGGGCTGGGCGTGCTGGACGTGCTGCGCGAGGCCGTGGCCGACCGCCAGGAGCTGCCGGACGACCCGCTGCCCGTGGAGCTGGAGGACGTCACCGTGCCCGTGACCGCCGCCGTGGCGGAGGTGGCGCGCACCCGCACCCGCGAGCTGGGGCTGCGGCACAACGCGGCCAGGTCGGCGTTCCACCGGCACCTGGCCGAGGCGCTGGTCGAGCCCGCCGTGGCGCTGATCGGCTTCGACTGGCCGGAGCTGGTCGCCGACGTGCGCCGGGAGCTGCGCGCCCACCCGGCGGTGCGCGCGGCGGCGGACCGGCTGTGGCCGGAGCTGACGCCGCAGCGCCTGCTGGCGGACTTCTACGGTGGCCGCTGCCTGGCGCTCGGCTACCCGGAGCTGCACCGGGAGCGCGGTGACGCGTGGACGGTGTCCGACGTGCCGCTGCTGGACGAGGCGGCGGAACTCCTGGGCGACGACGGCTCGGCGACCCGTGCGGCCCGCGCGCGGCGACGTGCGGATGTCGAGTACGCGCAGGGGGTGCTGCACGTCATCGACACGGACGCGGAGCTGCACGAGGAGGAGCTGCGCGCCGTCGACCTGGTGCACGCCGAGTGGCTCGCCGACCGGCACGAGACCCGCGACCACCGCTCCCTCGCGGAACGCGCCGAGGTCGATCGGGAGTGGGTGTACGGGCACGTGGTGGTGGACGAGGCGCAGGAGCTGTCCGAGATGGACTGGCGCGTCCTGATGCGCCGCTGCCCGTCCCGGTCGATGACGATCGTGGGGGACCGGGCGCAGCGGCAGTCGGAGTGCGGCACGGCGGACTGGGGGCGGGCGCTGGGGCCGTACGTGGCGGACCGGTGGGTGCACCGGACGCTGACGGTGAACTACCGCAGCACCGAGGAGATCATGACCCTGGCCGCCGAGTCCTTGGCGGAGGCCGATCCGACGGCCGTGCCCCCGACGTCCGTGCGGCACGGCGAGGAGCCCTGGTTCGCCACGGTCGCGGAAGCGGGCGAACTGGAGTCCTTGATCGCTGAGGCGCGCCCGCAGGACGGCACTTTCGCCGTGATCACCCCGGACGGCCCGCTGACCCCGAAGCGCGCCAAGGGTGTGGAGTTCGACGACGTGCTGGTGATCGACCCGCACCGGATGACCCCGGCCGAGCGGTACGTGGCCCTGACGCGAGCGACCCGCAGACTCGGCGTCGTGCGCATCGGGGGAGGGGGACGGGGCGGGGGAGAGGTGATGGGAGAGAGGTGA
- a CDS encoding TetR family transcriptional regulator produces the protein MPPDATETKRRLMAAAIEEFARYGLAGARVDRIAETASANKRSIYMHFGAKEELFDLVVAETMSELARAVVIDATDLPRYAAELFDRLERRPQVRRLYLWAGLERQRPVDAEVAEYRRNVAAIAAEQEAGRVRADIPAVELMAMVIALVMSWDTASWSLKALGEETGAQAADRGAAVSAAVAGLIRPA, from the coding sequence ATGCCACCTGACGCGACCGAGACCAAGCGCCGGCTCATGGCCGCGGCGATCGAGGAGTTCGCCCGGTACGGGCTCGCGGGCGCCCGCGTGGACCGCATCGCCGAGACCGCGTCGGCGAACAAGCGGTCGATCTACATGCACTTCGGCGCGAAGGAGGAGCTGTTCGACCTCGTCGTCGCCGAGACCATGTCCGAGCTGGCGCGGGCGGTGGTGATCGACGCGACCGACCTGCCCCGCTACGCGGCCGAGCTGTTCGACCGCCTGGAGCGGCGCCCGCAGGTGCGCAGGCTCTACCTCTGGGCGGGCCTGGAGCGCCAGCGCCCGGTGGACGCCGAGGTCGCCGAGTACCGCCGCAACGTCGCCGCCATCGCGGCCGAGCAGGAGGCGGGCCGGGTCCGCGCGGACATCCCGGCGGTGGAGCTGATGGCGATGGTGATCGCGCTGGTGATGAGCTGGGACACCGCGTCCTGGTCGCTGAAGGCCCTGGGGGAGGAGACGGGCGCGCAGGCGGCGGACCGGGGCGCGGCGGTGTCGGCGGCCGTCGCGGGACTCATCCGGCCTGCCTGA